The Streptomyces durmitorensis genome contains the following window.
CGTCCAGGCGTCGGAGGAGAAGCTGTGAATCCCGGTGTGAACCCCTCGATGCCCGCGGGAGCGCCCGCGGCCCTCGACCCGATGACGCTGCCGAGCGACGACAGCGTGAACGCGTACACCTTCTGCGTGGAGCTCAAGGGGAGCCAGTGGTTCCTGCAGAAGGGGAAGATGATCGCCTATTACGGGTCGATCGAGTTCAACGGCATCGGGCACGGCCGCCTGGACCGCCTGGTGCGCACGAGTTTTCATTCGCCCCTGCACGCGAGCGACTGGGTCGTGGCCGACGGCCAGGGCAAGATGCTCCTCGCCGACCGGGCCTTCGACGTGAATTCGTACGACCTCGAAGACGGCAACCTCACCATTCGCTCGGGCAACCTCCTCGCTTTTCAGCCAACTCTCGCGCTGAAGCAATCCATCGTTCCGGGCTTTCTGACCCTGATCGGGACCGGAAAGTTCGTGGCCGCTTCGAACGGCCCCGTGGTGTTCATGGAGCCGCCGATCCGGGTCGACCCGCAGGCCCTGGTGGGCTGGGCCGACTGCCCCTCGCCCTGCCATCACTACGACCACGGATATCTGACCGGAGTCATCGGGGGCGTACGGGCGCTGACCGGGATCGGTGGCACCTCGGGCGAGGAGCACCAGTTCGAGTTCGTGGGGGCGGGCACGGTGCTCCTGCAGTCCTCGGAGGCGCTCATGGCCGAGCAGGCGATGGGTGCGGTGCCGCAGCAGGCGGGCGTGCCGGGGGGCCAGGGCGCACCGGGTCAACACGGGCAGCAGCCGGGGCAACCGCGCCTTCCCGGACAACTGGGGGACCTCCAGCGTCGCTTCGGCCTGTGAGCGGTAGTCTGCGGAGTGTGACGGCGAACGTCTGTGCCCCTCTGTCACCTGGGGGGTGAGAGGCGCGTGTCACACACCGACATTCGTTCACCTTTCAACTTCTTAGGTAGAATCGATTCCATGGAGACCGATACGGCCCCGCAGTGGCTGACCAACGAGGAACAGTGCGCCTGGCGCACCCACGTGGAGGTCAACAGGATGCTGACATATCAGCTCGAGAAAGACCTCCAGCCGTTCAACCTGACCATGAACGACTACGACATCCTCGTGCATCTCTCCGAATCGGAGGAGAAGCGGATGCGTATGAGCGATCTCGCGGCCGCCACACTGCAGTCCAAGAGCCGCCTGTCCCATCAGATCACCCGTATGGAGAACGCGGGCCTGGTCCGCCGGGAGAACTGCGAGTCCGACCGGCGCGGGCTCTACACCGTCCTCACGGACGAGGGCATGGAGACCATGCAGCGGGTCGCCCCGCACCACGTGGCCTCGGTCCGCCAGCACTTCGTCGACCTGATCTCACCCGAGGCGCTCGGCGAACTCCACAAGGCCCTGACGCCGATCGCGGAACACCTCCGCGCCCAGCGGGGCAAGCCCTGACCCTCACCGGGAAGCGGCAGGGATCCTGAGCTCGAAGAGCGCTCCCCCACCGGGGGCCTCTTCGACCGTGAGGGTCCCGCCGTGGCGTGCGGCGACGTCGCGCGCGATGGCGAGGCCAAGACCCGCCCCGCCGTCATCCCGGGTGCGGGCGTCGTCGAGGCGGACGAAGCGCTCGAAGATCCGGTCGCGTTCGCTCTCCGGTACGCCGTCCCCGTCGTCGGAGACCTCAAGGACCGCCCATGGGCCCTCGGCGCGGGTGGCGACCGTGACGTGCGAGCGCGCGTGACGCTGCGCGTTGTTCACGAGGTTGCCGAGCACGCGCGCCAACTGGCTCCGGGAGCCGACGACTTCGACGTTCTTCAGATCCATGCGGACATCGGCACGGTCCCGTGTGCGCTGCGAGAGCTCCTCACGGGCCAGCGCCGCCAGGTCCACGTGTCCCCCGCCCGGCTTCTCCCCCGCGTCGAGGCGGGCCAGGAGAAGCAGGTCGGCGGCCAGTTCCTGAAGTCGTACGGTGTCCTCGACCGCACCGTCCACATCCAGCAACTCCGGGTGGGCCGCGCCCACTTCGAGCTGTGTGCGCAAGGAGGCGATGGGGCTGCGCAGTTCGTGCGAGGCGTCGGCCACGAAGCGGCGCTGGCGCTCCACCGAGCTCTGCAGGGCGGCGAGCGTCTCGTTCGTGGTCGTGGCAAGGCGGGCGATCTCGTCGTGCGTGTCCGGCTCGGGCACGCGGCGCGCGAGGTCCTCGGACGCGGTGATGGCCGCCATCTCGGAGCGGATCGCGTCCACCGGGCGCAGTGCGCGCCGCGTCACCAGCCAGGTCACCCCGGCGATGACGGCAAGGAGCAGCGGGAAGCCGATGAGCATGGACGTCAACGCCGTGGACACCGCGCTCTGTTGGGCGGCGAGGGACGCGCCCGCGTAGACGGTGAGGTCGCCCTTGTTCTCGACGTTCACCTCGACGGCGGCGAAGCGGTAGTCCTCCGTCTCGCCGTCGACGGTGGCGGAGCCGGTGGTGAGGCGCGGCCGGTCATCGGAGATCTCCCCGGCTTCGAGCGCTTCGCCCTCGCTCTCGTCGTCGTCATCGTCGTCACCCTTGGCGGGCGGCGTGGTGGACGCGGGCCGGGGCTTGACGGCGTCGGTCGCCGTGCCGCTGATGGCCTCCAGCTCCTCGCTGGCTGCGACGAGCCGCTTGTCGCCGTCGACGACCTGGACCGGGGTTTCCTCGTCGTCCAGGTCCAGCTCGCCGTACGCCTTGTTCGCGGCGAGCTGCGAGGCCACCCCGCGGGCGGAGGACTCGGCCTGACCGCCCGCCTGGTCCACCAGATTGGCGCGCAGCGAGAGCAGCACGGCGGCTCCGGCGGCGACCAGCGCGACGGCGACGACGAGGGAGGCGCCGAGGGTCGCCCTGGCCCGTACGGAACTGAAGAAGCGCCTCATCGGGGGGCCTCCAGGCGGTATCCGGCGCCGCGCACGGTCTTGATGAGCGGCGCTCCCAGCTTGCGCCGCAGGGCGCTGATGTAGACCTCGACGATGTTGGGG
Protein-coding sequences here:
- a CDS encoding AIM24 family protein, whose product is MPAGAPAALDPMTLPSDDSVNAYTFCVELKGSQWFLQKGKMIAYYGSIEFNGIGHGRLDRLVRTSFHSPLHASDWVVADGQGKMLLADRAFDVNSYDLEDGNLTIRSGNLLAFQPTLALKQSIVPGFLTLIGTGKFVAASNGPVVFMEPPIRVDPQALVGWADCPSPCHHYDHGYLTGVIGGVRALTGIGGTSGEEHQFEFVGAGTVLLQSSEALMAEQAMGAVPQQAGVPGGQGAPGQHGQQPGQPRLPGQLGDLQRRFGL
- a CDS encoding MarR family winged helix-turn-helix transcriptional regulator, whose amino-acid sequence is METDTAPQWLTNEEQCAWRTHVEVNRMLTYQLEKDLQPFNLTMNDYDILVHLSESEEKRMRMSDLAAATLQSKSRLSHQITRMENAGLVRRENCESDRRGLYTVLTDEGMETMQRVAPHHVASVRQHFVDLISPEALGELHKALTPIAEHLRAQRGKP
- a CDS encoding sensor histidine kinase — protein: MRRFFSSVRARATLGASLVVAVALVAAGAAVLLSLRANLVDQAGGQAESSARGVASQLAANKAYGELDLDDEETPVQVVDGDKRLVAASEELEAISGTATDAVKPRPASTTPPAKGDDDDDDESEGEALEAGEISDDRPRLTTGSATVDGETEDYRFAAVEVNVENKGDLTVYAGASLAAQQSAVSTALTSMLIGFPLLLAVIAGVTWLVTRRALRPVDAIRSEMAAITASEDLARRVPEPDTHDEIARLATTTNETLAALQSSVERQRRFVADASHELRSPIASLRTQLEVGAAHPELLDVDGAVEDTVRLQELAADLLLLARLDAGEKPGGGHVDLAALAREELSQRTRDRADVRMDLKNVEVVGSRSQLARVLGNLVNNAQRHARSHVTVATRAEGPWAVLEVSDDGDGVPESERDRIFERFVRLDDARTRDDGGAGLGLAIARDVAARHGGTLTVEEAPGGGALFELRIPAASR